The Aurantiacibacter arachoides genome window below encodes:
- the trpD gene encoding anthranilate phosphoribosyltransferase, translating to MSTLLPAVDTPLYEDEAEEVFGRLLDGEPSEEDIARYLTELSDRGERAGEIAGAARALRARLIPIDAPGNAIDVCGTGGDGHHTLNVSTAVALVVAACGVPVAKHGNRAASSKAGAADTLEALGLDMDAAGRTAEQTLADIGICFLFAKNHHPAMARIQPIRQKLARRTIFNLMGPLSNPAHTRRQLIGIARPAYVPIYAEAMARLGTERTFIVSGDEGLDELSLDEGNELADVQGREVTMRRVDASEAGLRHAPVEAIRGGDAVHNAKALQALLMGAPGPYRDAVLFNAAGALMVAGEVESWREGVEEASEAIDKGLAKALLECWIATVK from the coding sequence GTGAGCACGCTGCTTCCTGCGGTCGATACGCCGTTGTACGAGGACGAGGCGGAAGAGGTGTTCGGCCGCCTGCTCGATGGCGAGCCGTCCGAGGAGGACATCGCCCGTTATCTGACCGAGCTGTCCGACCGCGGCGAGCGTGCGGGAGAGATTGCCGGCGCGGCGCGGGCGTTGCGGGCTCGGCTAATCCCCATTGATGCGCCGGGCAACGCCATCGACGTTTGCGGCACCGGCGGCGACGGGCACCATACGCTGAACGTCAGCACCGCCGTCGCGCTGGTGGTGGCGGCCTGCGGGGTGCCGGTCGCCAAGCACGGCAATCGCGCGGCGAGCAGCAAGGCGGGCGCGGCGGATACGCTGGAGGCGCTCGGCCTGGACATGGACGCTGCGGGTCGCACCGCCGAACAGACGCTGGCCGACATCGGCATCTGCTTCCTGTTCGCAAAGAACCACCATCCGGCGATGGCGCGGATCCAGCCCATCCGGCAGAAGCTGGCGCGGCGCACGATCTTCAACCTGATGGGCCCGCTTTCCAACCCGGCACACACGCGCCGCCAGCTCATCGGAATTGCGCGGCCGGCCTACGTGCCGATCTATGCCGAAGCGATGGCGCGGTTGGGAACGGAGCGTACCTTTATCGTCTCGGGCGACGAGGGGCTGGACGAACTGAGCCTGGACGAAGGCAACGAACTGGCTGACGTGCAGGGCCGCGAGGTCACCATGCGCCGTGTGGATGCCAGCGAGGCCGGGCTGCGGCACGCGCCTGTCGAAGCCATCCGGGGCGGCGATGCCGTCCACAATGCCAAGGCGTTGCAGGCGCTGCTGATGGGTGCGCCCGGACCCTACCGCGATGCGGTGCTGTTCAACGCGGCCGGCGCGCTGATGGTGGCTGGCGAGGTCGAAAGCTGGCGCGAAGGCGTGGAGGAAGCGAGCGAGGCTATCGACAAGGGGCTGGCCAAGGCGTTGCTCGAATGCTGGATCGCGACCGTCAAATGA
- a CDS encoding anthranilate synthase component II, with amino-acid sequence MSEQPDILVIDNYDSFTFNLVHYLMELGARVEVVRNDALDAAGALAIGAKGVLISPGPCTPNEAGVSLDLVAACADSATPLLGVCLGHQAIGQHFGGRVTRGGLMHGKTSPVEHDGTGVFAGLPSPYTATRYHSLIVEDIPACLLVNATSETPGLDGTAVMGFRHADLPIHGVQFHPESIATEHGHALLANFLRICGMDAQERGA; translated from the coding sequence CGAGCAGCCTGACATCCTCGTCATCGACAATTACGACAGCTTCACCTTCAACCTCGTCCATTACCTGATGGAACTAGGCGCACGGGTCGAAGTTGTGCGCAACGATGCGCTTGACGCCGCAGGGGCGTTGGCGATCGGGGCAAAGGGCGTGCTGATCTCGCCCGGCCCCTGCACGCCGAACGAGGCTGGCGTCAGCCTCGATCTAGTCGCCGCCTGCGCCGACAGCGCGACGCCGCTGCTTGGCGTCTGCCTTGGCCACCAGGCGATCGGGCAGCATTTCGGCGGGCGGGTCACGCGCGGCGGGCTGATGCATGGCAAGACAAGCCCGGTGGAGCATGACGGGACGGGTGTTTTCGCGGGCCTGCCCTCCCCCTACACCGCCACGCGCTATCATTCGCTGATCGTGGAGGATATTCCCGCCTGCCTGCTGGTCAACGCCACCAGCGAGACACCGGGGCTGGACGGCACGGCGGTGATGGGCTTCCGTCACGCCGATCTGCCGATCCACGGCGTGCAATTCCATCCGGAGAGCATCGCGACCGAACACGGCCACGCGCTGCTCGCCAATTTCCTCCGCATTTGTGGCATGGACGCGCAGGAACGCGGGGCGTGA